Within the Verrucomicrobiota bacterium genome, the region ATGCCGTCGGAACACTCATCCAGGCACAGCATCGACGACGCCGTGGCGCTCGCGCGCAACCTCGGCATCGACTGCAAGGAGATCCCGATCAAGCCCATCATGGCTGCGTTCCTCGAGACGTTCGCCGACGAGTTCCGCGGCCTGCCGAACGACATTACAGAAGAGAACCTTCAGGCGCGCATCCGCGGCAGCATCCTCATGGCGCTATCGAACAAGCACGGCTGGCTCGTGCTCAACACGGGCAACAAGAGCGAGGTCTCCGTCGGCTACTGCACGCTCTACGGCGACATGGTCGGCGGCATCGGCGTGATCGGCGACGTGCCCAAGACCACGGTCTACAAGCTGTCTCGCCACATCAACCGCATGAGGGAGATCATTCCCGAGAGCACGATCACCAAGCCGCCGTCGGCCGAGCTGCGCCCCGATCAGAAGGACACCGACTCGCTGCCCGAGTACGATGTGCTCGACCCCATCCTGCGCGCCTACATCGAGGAGGGCAAGGGCCGCGACGAGATTATCGCCGCCGGCCACGACCGCGCCCTCGTCCAGAAGATCATCCGCCTGGTCGACCACAACGAGTACAAGCGCCGCCAAGCCGCGCTCGTGCTCAAGGTCTCCAACAAAGCCTTCGGCACCGGCCGCCGCATGCCCATCGCGTGCCGCATTCAGCCTTTTGAGCCCGCGGTGAAGCATCACAAGTGAACCCGACGCCAGACCGTGTGCCGCGCGCAGGCCTGCCGGCAGGTCCGCCTGCCGCATTCAGGAGTCCGAGCCAAGGCAGCCCCACCCCCGAAGGGGCAACACGTGAGTGACCGTAGGCCGCGAGGTACAGGTCCACCGCCTGCGGATCACGGAGACACCCGAAGAACAAACCGTCCTGCCCCTGTGGAACCGATACGGAAGCGGCAGCCTGCCGAGTCTTCATGGGCACGAGCCGTCAAGCTGGCGCGGATTTGCCCGCGCGCTACCAGTTCATCCGCTTGAGCCTGGAATGGGGAAAATAGAAGGCGAGGATCTGTTTGTAGCTCTTGCCCTTGTCGGCCATCACGATCGCGCCCCATTGGCACATGCCGACGCCGTGCCCCCAGCCCCGGCCCTCGAAGACAAACGAGCCGTTCTGCGGCCGGATCGTGCACAGCCCGCTCCGCACTCTCTCCGGCCCGACGAGGAGCCGGAACCTGTTGAGCGTGACGGTGACCTTGTACGTCTCGTCGTTGCTCACGTGCGTCACCTCGAGCTTGGTGATCCGGCGGCCCGAGGTGCTGCGCTCCTTGACGCGCAGCGCGACGATGTTGGTGACGCCAGCCGGCTTGAGCTTTCGGCTCAGCTCACTGGACGTGATCTCGGCCCGCCACTCATAGTGACGTGTCCCCTTACAGTAGGGACACTGGACGGGGCGCGTCGTGAGCTGCTCGCCGCCCCAGACGTTGTGCGCGTACTCGGTGTAACCGCCGCAACACGACGAGAAATACGGCAGCATGAGCGTGCCTCGGTAGGTGAGCACGACCCCGCGCGTGGCGTCAACGGCCTTGCTCGTGCGCGGATCCTCCTGGTCCATGCCCTTGTAGACGATGCGGCCGGCGGGAATATCGAACGGCTGCTTGCCGTTGCGCTGGACGTGGAACGCGCCGAACGAACGCACGACGATCGCCTGCGCCTCGAGCGCTTCCTCGCCCGACGAGGCAAGCATCTCGGCCGGCACGACGGCCCGCGTGTACGCCTCGATCCCAAGCGTGTTCACCACGGTCAGATCGTGCCGATTGCGCAGCACGGTGATCCGGCCCCGATACGCCCGGCCGTTGATCGTGATCCCGGCGTCGCCGTCAACGCGCGCCTCGATGCGCTCGGCCTCGTAGCGGCGCCCGCCGACGGTCACCCCGTTGCTCGTGTGCTCGACAACGACGCCGCGCGTGCCCGGCTTGTCCGAGAACACCGTTCGCCCGTTGGGCTGCGTGCGGATCGTCACGCGCTTCTCTCCGCCGATCCGCACCTCCCGCACGCCCTCGAGCAACGCGACGCGGATCTGATCGCCGCGCAACGGAGCGCTTGCGCCGCTCCCGGTCCCGCGGCCGGAGCCACAGCCGCAGCCGAACAGCGTCACGAGCCCAAGCACGACGACGAGCAGCCCGATCCTCGTCGAGAATCCATGCACGAAACGGCGCACTGAACAGGGGAAATCGTCTCTCACGGCTGACGTGTTCCTTTCGGTGCTTTCGGACGGAATCGGTCGTACTCGCTGTAAATGCAGCCGCAGTACGGCTGCCGGTACAGCCCGTAGCGCTCGGCGATCGCGTAGTGCTCCTTGAAGCCGGGCCGAAAATCCTCGTAGTGCAGCGGCACGCCCGTCTCGACCGCCGCTTGCTCGCCGATGGCCCGGATCGTCTCGTGCCGCTGATGCGGGCTCACGAGCAGCGTCGTCGTGAACGCATCGAAGCCGCCGCTCTTGGCCACCGCCGCCGTGCGCCGCAGACGCATTGCATAGCATACCGGGCAACGCTGGTCCTCACGAAACGCCACCGCGCGCAGGAATTCCACCAAGGAGTACTCGTCGTGCGCAATGAGGCGCAGGCCGGCTTGCTCGGCGTACGAGCGCGCCGCCTCGAGCCGCCGCGCGTACTCCTGGTACGGCTGCACGTTCGGATTGTACCAGAAGCCCGTCACCTCGTGCCCGGCCGCGCGCAGTACCTCGACCGGGTACACCGCACACGGCCCACAGCAGATGTGAAGCAGTATCTTCATGTGTCACGTGAAGTCGCAAAAACGCCAAGACTCTGACAGCTCTGCACCTTGGCGCCTTGGCGTGAGATTCGTCCTACGAGACCGCGTGCGTCTCGTACTCGATGCTGCCGATGCCCATGTACTCGATGCGCTCGATAGTGATCTTGACCAGGATGTACTTCGGGTCCGTCGGTCCCTCGAAGTGCTTTTCGAGATCCGGGATGAGCACAAAGAGCTTCTGGCGGTCCGCATCGTCCTTTGTCGTCGAGGCCGTGCCGCTCACACGCACGTGGTTCCACGCCGAGTCCATGAAGCAGACCTCGACCGCCGTGTCAGCCTTGATCTGGTCGACCTTGCGCGAGGCGGCATGGGTGGCGAACCACAGCTCGCGCTCGCCCACCCACTTCATGGCGATCGGCCGGACGCGCGGCTGCCCGCCTTCGGTCGTGGCGAGATGGCCCACCACAGTCCCCTCAACGAGCTTCTTCGCTTTGCTCAGCACGTCTGCGCTCATAGTCCCCTCCCTGTGTCCATCATCTTCCGCCGCCGCGTGCTCCTCCGCCCCGCAGCCCCGCTTCGGCGGGGCGACTGGGAATAGCCACGGGCGCAAGCCCGTGGGACTCAGCGCGCGGAAGGACCCACTGAGCCCCTTCAGGGGCGACTGGCCTCCTCTCGCCCGATGTCTCAATCGCCCCTCACGGGGCTCCTTCGTCTCATGCGCGGTCCGTTCACCACGGGCTCGCGCCCGTGGCTACTGCCAAACGCCTCTTGCGGGGCTACGCCTCTCCCCGTCGACTCCGGTTGCCCCACAGCTCAGAACAGCTCGTTCTGCGCGTCTCTCGGGCGCGCGATGCCGAAATGCTCGTAGGCGTTGGCCGTGGCGACGCGGCCGCGCGGCGTGCGCTGAAGGAAGCCGGCCTGGATCAGGTACGGCTCGTAGACCTCCTCAATCGTGTCGGCCTCCTCGCCGATGGCCACGGCAATGGTGTTGACCCCAACCGGCCCACCGGAGAACTGCTCGATGATGGTGCGGATGAGGCGCTTGTCCATCTCGTCGAGCCCCTCGGCGTCGACATCGAGCAGATGCAGCGCCGCCTCGGCCACCTCGGGCGTGATCCGGCCCTTGGCCTTGATCTGCGCGTAGTCGCGCACGCGCTTGAGCAGCGTGTTGGCAATGCGCGGCGTGCCGCGCGAACGCGCGGCAAGCTTCACGGCCGCCTCCTCGTCAAGCTCGACGGCCAGGATGCGCCCCGAGCGCTCGACGATACGCTGGATGTCGGCCGAACCGTAGTAGTTGAGCCGTTCGGTCATGCCGAAGCGGCTTCGCAGCGGCGCGCTCAAGAGCCCGCTGCGCGTCGTCGCGCCGATGAGCGTGAACCGCGCCAGGTTGAGCCGCACACTGCGCGCGCTCGGGCCCGAGTCGATCACGATGTCGAGCCGGAAATCCTCCATCGCCGGATAAAGGTACTCCTCGACAACGCGGTTGAGCCGGTGGATCTCGTCGACGAACAGGATGTCGCCGTCCTTGAGGTTGGTGAGCAGCCCGGCGAGGTCGCCCGGCCGCTCGATCACGGGCCCCGAGGTGTTGACGATCTTGACGTCCATCTCGCGCGCCATGATCTGCGCGAGCGTCGTCTTGCCCAGCCCCGGCGGGCCGAAGAGCAGCGCGTGGTCGAGCGAGTCGTTGCGCTGCTTGGCGGCGCTGATGAAGATCTCGAGCCGCTCCTTGACCTTGTCCTGGCCGATGAAGTCGGCCCAGCGCTGCGGGCGCAGCGTGGCGTCGAGCTGCGCGTCGCGCTCGCGCAGCGCCGTCGTGATGAACCGTTCGCCTCGGTCGGAATCAGACATGACGAAGCGCCTGGGTGATGATGTCTTCTGTGCCAAGAGGCTCGGTCGCGCGCTCAAGCACGGTGCGCACGGCCTTGTGCGCGGCCGCCGGCGCGTAGCCAAGGGTAACGAGCGCTCCCACGGCGTCGCGCACGGCGTCGGGCTCCTTGGCCGCCGCCGTGCGCGCGATTGCCTCGATCGCCGGCAACGCGCCGACGCGCTCGCGAAGCTCGACGATGATTCGCTCGGCCGTGCGCGCACCGACGCCGTGGATCGACTTGATCCGCTTGATGTCGCCGATGGCGACCGCCTCCTTGAACTCGTTGACCGACAGGCCGCTGAGCGCCGCGAGCGCGATGCGCGCGCCGACGCCGGTGACCCCGATGAGCATCCGGAACAGCTCGCGCTCGGCCTCGCTCCCGAAGCCGTAGAGGACCATCTGGTCGTCGCGGTGCAGCAGGTGCGTCAGCAGCCGGCAGCGCGCGCCGAGGCCCGGGAGCCGATCGTACGTGCTCAACGGCACAGCGACGTCGTAGCCCACGCCGCCCACGTCGAGCACAACGCGGCCCGGCATCGCCTCGGCCAACACACCCTCGATATGCGCGATCATGCACGCCCTCTACGTTCGCTCGCCACCGCCGCGGGGCGAGCCCGCCGCCTGGGCGTGGCAGATCGCCACGGCGAGTGCGTCGGTCGCGTCGGCCGGCTGCGGCACCTCGCGCAGCCCGAGCAGCACCTTGACCATCTCGCCCACCTGCTCCTTGGCCGCGCTGCCACGGCCCACGACGGCCTGCTTGACCCGGCGCGGCGCATACTCGTAGACGGGCAGCCCCGCCTCGGCCACCGCAAGCAATACGACGCCGCGCACTTGCGCCAGCTTAATGGCCGAAGAGGCATTCCGGCAGAAAAAAAGGCTCTCGACCGCCGCCACGTCGGGCCGATGGCGTCCGATCAGGTCGGCGAGAGCGGTGCGGATCGTCACGTAGCGTTGCGAGGCCGGCGCGTCGCCGTCGAGCCGCACCACGCCGCAGTCGACGGGCCGCAGCTCGCCCCGCTCATCCTCGATGACCCCGTAGCCGGTCACGCGCGAGCCAGGATCGATGCCCAGTATCCGTCCCACGGGACCTCCGGTTCCACTGCAGGTGAAGCGGTGAGCAACAGAGCCGTGGAGCAGGTGAACGGGTGACCGGACAGAAGCGTGCGGTTCGTCACCTCTTCACCTGCTCTCCTGTTCCCCTGCCCGTTCTCTATTCCCCGGACAGCTCAGCCATGACCTCGTCGGGGATGTCGAAGTTCGCGTGGACACGCTGCACGTCGTCGCAGTCCTCGATCGCGTTCATCAGGTCGAGCACCTGCTTGGCCTTGTCGCGCCCGATGGGGACGGTATTCTTCGGCACGTAGACGAGCGAGGCCGACTCCATCTCGATGCCGGCTGCCTCGATGGCGGCGCGCACAGCCTCGAAGTCCTCGAACGAGGTCGTCACGGTGAACGCGCCCTCGTCGTTCTCCAGGTCCTCGGCGCCCGCCTCGGTGGCGACGGCGAACAGCACCTCCTCGGTCGTCTTGCCGGCCTCGATGCGGATCTGGCCCTTGCGATCGAACTGGAACATGACCGCGTTGGCCCCGGCGAGCGCGCCGCCCTTGCGCGTCAGGATCGCGCGGACGTCGCCCGCGGTGCGGTTGCGGTTGTCGGTCATGATCTCGATGATCATCGCCACGCCCGACGGCCCGTAAGCCTCGTAGAGGAACTCCTCGTAGCTGGCGCCCTCGACCTCGCCGGTGCCCCGCTTGATGGCCCGCGTGATGTTGTCGTTGGGCATGCTCACCCCGCGCGCGTTGGCAATCGCCGTGCGCAGCCGGGGGTTCTTGCCGGGGTCGCCTCCGCCCGCCTTGGCCGCGACGATGATCTCCTTGGCCAGCCGGCTGAACAGCTTGCCTCGCCGCGCGTCGAGGATGCCCTTCTTGAACCGGATACTATGCCATTTCGAGTGTCCGGACATAGCCCGTCACATCTCCTGCCTGTCTTTGTCCCCGTGCGCCCCCGTGCACCCCGTGGTTGTCGTTCGCCCTCGCCACGGCAGACGCGGAGACGCGGGCCCTGTTACGCTTCTTCCTTGGCCTTCTTGGCCGCCTCGACGATCTTCGGGATGATCTGGCCGGGCACTTCCTCGTAATGCGAGAAGCTCATCTCGAACGAGCCGCGCCCGCCCGTGATCGAGCGGAGCCCCGTGGCGAACGTGAACATCTCCGCTTGCGGCGCCTGCGCCTTGATGACCTGCAGGACGCCGTCGGGCTCCATGCCCAGTATCCGGCCGCGCCGGCTGTTGAGTTCGCCCGTGATGTCGCCCATGTAGTCGGCCGGCACGGTGACCGCCACCTCCACGATCGGCTCAAGCAGCGTCGGGCTGCACTCCATCATGACCTGCTTGAACGCCTGCATCGAGGCGATCTGGAACGCGATGTCCGACGAGTCCACCGGGTGGTCCTTGCCGTAGAAGACCGCCGCCCGCACGTCGACCACCGGGTAGCCGGCCAGCGGCCCCGCCGCCAACGCCTTGTGGAACCCCTTGTCCACCGACGGGATGAACTGCGTCGGGATCACGCCGCCCTTGACCTCGTTGACGAACTCGTAGCCCTCGCCGCGCTCGCGCGGCGCGAGCCGGCAGTGCACCTCGGCGAACTGCCCCGCGCCGCCCGTCTGCTTCTTGTGCCGGTACGAGCCCTCGGCCTTGCCCTTGATCGTCTCCTTGTAGGCCACCTTGGGGACGGTGAGCTCGACCTCGACGCCGAACTTGGACTTGAGCCGCTCGACCATCACCTCGAGGTGGATGTCGCCCATCCCCTCGATAACCAGCTCGTGCGTCTCGCCGTTGCGCGTCATACGGAACGTCGGATCCTCGTCGGCCAGCCGCGACAGCCCGGTGCCGATCTTGTCCTCGTCGCCGCGCGACTTGGCGTGCACGGCGAACGCCACCAC harbors:
- a CDS encoding SpoIID/LytB domain-containing protein; this encodes MRDDFPCSVRRFVHGFSTRIGLLVVVLGLVTLFGCGCGSGRGTGSGASAPLRGDQIRVALLEGVREVRIGGEKRVTIRTQPNGRTVFSDKPGTRGVVVEHTSNGVTVGGRRYEAERIEARVDGDAGITINGRAYRGRITVLRNRHDLTVVNTLGIEAYTRAVVPAEMLASSGEEALEAQAIVVRSFGAFHVQRNGKQPFDIPAGRIVYKGMDQEDPRTSKAVDATRGVVLTYRGTLMLPYFSSCCGGYTEYAHNVWGGEQLTTRPVQCPYCKGTRHYEWRAEITSSELSRKLKPAGVTNIVALRVKERSTSGRRITKLEVTHVSNDETYKVTVTLNRFRLLVGPERVRSGLCTIRPQNGSFVFEGRGWGHGVGMCQWGAIVMADKGKSYKQILAFYFPHSRLKRMNW
- a CDS encoding epoxyqueuosine reductase QueH, producing the protein MKILLHICCGPCAVYPVEVLRAAGHEVTGFWYNPNVQPYQEYARRLEAARSYAEQAGLRLIAHDEYSLVEFLRAVAFREDQRCPVCYAMRLRRTAAVAKSGGFDAFTTTLLVSPHQRHETIRAIGEQAAVETGVPLHYEDFRPGFKEHYAIAERYGLYRQPYCGCIYSEYDRFRPKAPKGTRQP
- a CDS encoding pyridoxamine 5'-phosphate oxidase family protein; amino-acid sequence: MSADVLSKAKKLVEGTVVGHLATTEGGQPRVRPIAMKWVGERELWFATHAASRKVDQIKADTAVEVCFMDSAWNHVRVSGTASTTKDDADRQKLFVLIPDLEKHFEGPTDPKYILVKITIERIEYMGIGSIEYETHAVS
- the ruvB gene encoding Holliday junction branch migration DNA helicase RuvB, with protein sequence MSDSDRGERFITTALRERDAQLDATLRPQRWADFIGQDKVKERLEIFISAAKQRNDSLDHALLFGPPGLGKTTLAQIMAREMDVKIVNTSGPVIERPGDLAGLLTNLKDGDILFVDEIHRLNRVVEEYLYPAMEDFRLDIVIDSGPSARSVRLNLARFTLIGATTRSGLLSAPLRSRFGMTERLNYYGSADIQRIVERSGRILAVELDEEAAVKLAARSRGTPRIANTLLKRVRDYAQIKAKGRITPEVAEAALHLLDVDAEGLDEMDKRLIRTIIEQFSGGPVGVNTIAVAIGEEADTIEEVYEPYLIQAGFLQRTPRGRVATANAYEHFGIARPRDAQNELF
- the ruvA gene encoding Holliday junction branch migration protein RuvA, which codes for MIAHIEGVLAEAMPGRVVLDVGGVGYDVAVPLSTYDRLPGLGARCRLLTHLLHRDDQMVLYGFGSEAERELFRMLIGVTGVGARIALAALSGLSVNEFKEAVAIGDIKRIKSIHGVGARTAERIIVELRERVGALPAIEAIARTAAAKEPDAVRDAVGALVTLGYAPAAAHKAVRTVLERATEPLGTEDIITQALRHV
- the ruvC gene encoding crossover junction endodeoxyribonuclease RuvC, giving the protein MGRILGIDPGSRVTGYGVIEDERGELRPVDCGVVRLDGDAPASQRYVTIRTALADLIGRHRPDVAAVESLFFCRNASSAIKLAQVRGVVLLAVAEAGLPVYEYAPRRVKQAVVGRGSAAKEQVGEMVKVLLGLREVPQPADATDALAVAICHAQAAGSPRGGGERT
- a CDS encoding YebC/PmpR family DNA-binding transcriptional regulator, whose product is MSGHSKWHSIRFKKGILDARRGKLFSRLAKEIIVAAKAGGGDPGKNPRLRTAIANARGVSMPNDNITRAIKRGTGEVEGASYEEFLYEAYGPSGVAMIIEIMTDNRNRTAGDVRAILTRKGGALAGANAVMFQFDRKGQIRIEAGKTTEEVLFAVATEAGAEDLENDEGAFTVTTSFEDFEAVRAAIEAAGIEMESASLVYVPKNTVPIGRDKAKQVLDLMNAIEDCDDVQRVHANFDIPDEVMAELSGE